GTTCTCCCCACCGGAGATGATGATGTCTTTCTTGCGGTCCTGGATCGCGACCAATCCGTTTTCGTCGACGGTTCCGAGGTCGCCCGTGTGGAAGTAGCCCTCGATCCGGTCGGAGAACGCCTCCTCGGTTGCGTCGGGTTTGTTCCAGTACCGTTCCATGACCTGGTTGCCGCGGACGACGACCTCGCCGATGGTCGTACTGTCCCGTGGCACGTCCGCCCCGTCCTCGTCGACGACGCGGACCTCGGTGCCGAGGAAGCCAAGTCCCTGTCGCTTCTTGATTGCGAACCGCTCGTCGCTGTCGGCATCGAAGTGACGTCGTGCGTCGGAGGTCGTGATCAGCGGCCCGGTTTCGGTCGCGCCGTAGACGTGTTTGAGTCGCCAGTCGAATTCGTCTTCGACGGTGCGGATAGTCGCCTCCGGCGGCGAACTCCCTGCGGTTGCGATGCGAACGTCGGTCCCACCGCGCATCTCGGGTTCGTCGGCGGCGTCCTCGTAATAGTCGATTAGCAGATTTAGCACCGTTGGCGCACCGCAGAGGTACGAGACGTCTTCTTCCTGGATCGTCTCGATGATCGACTCGGCGTCGACACCGCGCGTACAGACGTGTGTCGCGCCCATTCCAGTGATAGCGTAGATGTGTCCCCAGCCGTTGACGTGGAACATCGGCAACGTCCAGAGATAGACATCGTCGTCCCGGATCTCCTGATGAATCGAGATGAGGTAGGCATGAAGCGTCTCGTTCCGGTGGGTCCGACAGACGCCTTTTGGATCACCGGTCGTCCCGGAGGTATAGTTGATCGTGATGAGTTCGTCTTCGGTCATCTCGGGGCGGTCGTACTCGGGGGTCGCCTCGGCGAGCAGGTCGTCGAACGACTCCCAGTCACTGCCTGCCTCGACCGCGTCGACATCGTTCGTGATGAACGTCTCCGTCGGCACCTCCTCGCGGATTGCCTCGATCTTCTCCGCGTACTCGTAGTCCGCGTAAATCACATCGACACCAGCGTCATTGAGAATATAGGCGTAGTCCTCGGGCGTCAGGCGATAGTTGAGCGGCGTGTGGATCGCGCCAAGTTGCATCGTCCCGTAGGCCGCCTCGAGCTGATAGTGCGTGTTCGGGTCGAGCACCGCAACCCGGTCGCCCTTCTCGATGCCCCGGCCCTGGAGCACTGCCGAGAAACGGTCCGCACGATCACCGAATTTGGCGTACGTATAGCGCTCCCCAGTGGTCGAAACAACTGCCTCCTCGTCACTGTAGTGACGTCGTGCTCGATCGAGAAAATCTGTCACGAGCAGTGGCTTGTGCATACATCTTATTCTCAATCAACAATGACCAAGGTTGTTGCGATGGAGGCAGTTCTTTTCGTCACGATACTCGATACGTATCTTGAGACGCATCTCGAGACAGATCGAGACGGAGCACGAGCGACTGGGCCAAAACACGACCACGACCACGACCACGACACCAAAGAACGAATCGAGGAGTAGAAACTGCAAGAAAGAAACCGGCTACCGGCTGAATCGAGCCGCGTTAGGCTTCGACTTCGGCGGCTTCCGGCTCGTCTTCGCGGTAGTGCTCTTCGATGAGGTCCTCGTCGATCCGGTTGAGTGCCTCCTTCGGGAGATCCGAGAGGAGGTCCCAGCCGAGTTCGAGCGTCTCCTCAATGGAGCGGTTGTTGTCGTAGCCCTGCTGGACGAACTCCGTCTCGAAGCGGTCGGCGAAGTCGAGGAACTTGTTGTCCCGCTCGCTGAGCGCTTCGCGGCCGACAATGTTCACGAGGTCGCGCAGGTCTTCACCCTCTGCGTAGGCGGCGTACATCTGGTCGGAGACGTCGCCGTGGTCTTCGCGGGTCAGACCCTCACCGATCCCGTCGTCCATCAGTCGCGAGAGCGATGGCAGGACGTTGACCGGCGGCTCGATACCCTGGCTGTTCAGGTTCCGGTCCATCACAATCTGGCCTTCCGTAATGTAGCCAGTCAGGTCCGGAATCGGGTGGGTGTCGTCGTCGCCCGGCATTGTCAGGATCGGGATCTGCGTTACAGACCCTTCCTGGCCCTCGATTCGACCGGCACGCTCGTAGAGCTGTGCCAGGTCGGTGTACATGTATCCGGGATAGCCACGCCGGCCCGGAACCTCCTCACGTGCAGCACCGATCTCACGAAGCGCTTCACAGTAGTTCGTGATGTCGGTGAGGATAACGAGAACGTGGTAGTCCTTCTCGAAGGCCAGATACTCGGCCGTCGTCAGAGCGAGACGCGGAGTGACTGTCCGCTCGACTGCGGGGTCGTCCGCGAGGTTCATGAAGACGACGGAGCGCTCGAGTGCACCGGTGCGCTCGAAGTCGTCCATGAACTCGTTTGCCTCTTCCTGGGTAATCCCCATGGCACCGAAGATAACTGCGAACTCGGAGCCCTCCTCGTCGTCGCCAGCTTCCTCCTCTTCAGGCACCGTCGCCTGTCGAGCGATCTGGAGTGCGAGTTCGTTGTGAGGCAGTCCGGAACCCGAGAAGATCGGCAGCTTCTGGCCGCGGACCAGGGTGTTCATCCCGTCGATACCGGAGACACCGGTCTGGATGAACTCCTCTGGATACTCTCGGGAGAAGGGGTTGATCGCTTCGCCGACGATGTCTTCACGGGACTCGGGAACGATTTCCGGCCCGCCATCGATCGGTTCGCCGGAACCGTCGAGGACGCGACCGAGCAGATCCTCCGTCACGGGCATCTTCATCGTTTCACCCAGGAATCGAACGGAGGCGTTGCGGTCGATACCGCCCGTTCCTTCGAACACCTGGATCGAGACGAGTCCGTCGCTCGATTCTAGTACCTGACCGCGCAGCGTTCGTCCATCGTCGGTTTCGATCTCGACAATTTCGTCGTAGCCGACGGGTTCGTCAACTTCGGCGAACACCAGCGGGCCGCTGATTTCAGTGATTGTCTGGTACTCTTTCATGATTAGTACAGGCTCCGAATCTGTTCTTCGAGCTCCGATTCGAGTTCGTCGATGAACTCGTTCCACTCATCGGACGTATTCATCCGGTTCAGGCGCGGGGTCGCATCGACATCCGTGATCTCTTCGACAGGGACACCCGCTTCGAGTGCATCGAATGCCTCGTCGTTGAACGTCTTGATCGCGAGCAGCATTCGGTAGGTCTTTTTCGGATCACAGTAGGTGTCGACGTCGTGGAACGCATTCTGCTGTAGCCACGCCTCACGCAGATAGCGTGCGACTTCCAGCGTCAGCTGCTGGTCTTCAGGCAGTGCGTCCTTGCCGACGAGTTGGACGATCTCCTGGAGTTCGTCCTCTTCGTCCAGCACGTCGACGGCCCACTGACGGACCTCCGGCCAGTCATCCGCGACGTTGTCGCGGAACCACGGGTCGAGCTGCTGGCGGTACAGCGAGTAGGACTCGTTCCAGTTAATCGATGGGAAGTGCCGACGCTCTGCAAGGTCGGCGTCCAGCGCCCAGAACGTCTTGACGATACGCAGGGTGTTCTGGGTGACCGGCTCGGAGAAGTCACCACCAGGGGGCGAGACGGCACCGATCGCCGTCACCGATCCCTCGGTGTCGTTGATGTTCTGGAACTTGCCAGCACGCTCGTAGAACTCCGAGAGCGATGCGGCCAGATATGCGGGATACCCCTCTTCGCCGGGCATCTCCTCGAGTCGGCTCGAAATCTCACGCATAGCCTCTGCCCACCGGGAGGTGGAGTCGGCCATCAGCGCGACGTCGTAGCCCATGTCGCGGAAGTACTCCGCGATCGTAATCCCAGTGTAAATACAGGATTCACGGGCTGCGACGGGCATGTTGGACGTGTTCGCGATGAGACACGTCCGAGACATGAGCGGCTTGCCGGTCTTCGGGTCTTCCAGTTCGGGGAAGTCCTCGATAACCTCGGTCATCTCGTTGCCACGCTCACCACAGCCGACGTAGACAACGATGTCCGCGTCAGCCCACTTGGCGAGCTGGTGCTGAGTGACCGTCTTGCCCGATCCGAACGGACCGGGAATCGCCGCAGTCCCACCCTTCGCGATTGGGAAGAGGCCGTCGAGAATCCGCTGTCCGCTGACCAGTGGGACCGTCGGCGTTTCCTTCGTGTCAGCAGGGCGGGCCTGTCGAACGGGCCACTCCTGGTGCATCGTGATCTCCTCGCCGGAGGAGAGCTCCGCGATGACTTCGTCGACCGTGAACGCGCCGCTCTCGATCGATTCGATCTCGCCACCCTCGTAATCCGGCGGGACCATCACCTTGTGGGTGATGCT
The DNA window shown above is from Natrialba magadii ATCC 43099 and carries:
- a CDS encoding long-chain-fatty-acid--CoA ligase, with the translated sequence MHKPLLVTDFLDRARRHYSDEEAVVSTTGERYTYAKFGDRADRFSAVLQGRGIEKGDRVAVLDPNTHYQLEAAYGTMQLGAIHTPLNYRLTPEDYAYILNDAGVDVIYADYEYAEKIEAIREEVPTETFITNDVDAVEAGSDWESFDDLLAEATPEYDRPEMTEDELITINYTSGTTGDPKGVCRTHRNETLHAYLISIHQEIRDDDVYLWTLPMFHVNGWGHIYAITGMGATHVCTRGVDAESIIETIQEEDVSYLCGAPTVLNLLIDYYEDAADEPEMRGGTDVRIATAGSSPPEATIRTVEDEFDWRLKHVYGATETGPLITTSDARRHFDADSDERFAIKKRQGLGFLGTEVRVVDEDGADVPRDSTTIGEVVVRGNQVMERYWNKPDATEEAFSDRIEGYFHTGDLGTVDENGLVAIQDRKKDIIISGGENISSIELEDTLFDHPGVSDVAVIPAPSEQWGETPKAFVVPNSGDPNEPGVSTDELVEFTRENLAGYKTVHRIEFVKQLPTTATGKVQKYELREQEWEDEEQMVGQG
- a CDS encoding ATP synthase subunit B, whose translation is MKEYQTITEISGPLVFAEVDEPVGYDEIVEIETDDGRTLRGQVLESSDGLVSIQVFEGTGGIDRNASVRFLGETMKMPVTEDLLGRVLDGSGEPIDGGPEIVPESREDIVGEAINPFSREYPEEFIQTGVSGIDGMNTLVRGQKLPIFSGSGLPHNELALQIARQATVPEEEEAGDDEEGSEFAVIFGAMGITQEEANEFMDDFERTGALERSVVFMNLADDPAVERTVTPRLALTTAEYLAFEKDYHVLVILTDITNYCEALREIGAAREEVPGRRGYPGYMYTDLAQLYERAGRIEGQEGSVTQIPILTMPGDDDTHPIPDLTGYITEGQIVMDRNLNSQGIEPPVNVLPSLSRLMDDGIGEGLTREDHGDVSDQMYAAYAEGEDLRDLVNIVGREALSERDNKFLDFADRFETEFVQQGYDNNRSIEETLELGWDLLSDLPKEALNRIDEDLIEEHYREDEPEAAEVEA
- a CDS encoding ATP synthase subunit A translates to MSQAEDIESVDQDGVIESVSGPVVTATDLDARMNDVVYVGDEGLMGEVIEIEGNLTTIQVYEETSGVGPGEPVQNTGEPLSVDLGPGVLDAIYDGVQRPLDVLEEKMGTAFLDRGVDAPGIDFETEWEFTPTVDVGDTVEAGDIVGEVPETESITHKVMVPPDYEGGEIESIESGAFTVDEVIAELSSGEEITMHQEWPVRQARPADTKETPTVPLVSGQRILDGLFPIAKGGTAAIPGPFGSGKTVTQHQLAKWADADIVVYVGCGERGNEMTEVIEDFPELEDPKTGKPLMSRTCLIANTSNMPVAARESCIYTGITIAEYFRDMGYDVALMADSTSRWAEAMREISSRLEEMPGEEGYPAYLAASLSEFYERAGKFQNINDTEGSVTAIGAVSPPGGDFSEPVTQNTLRIVKTFWALDADLAERRHFPSINWNESYSLYRQQLDPWFRDNVADDWPEVRQWAVDVLDEEDELQEIVQLVGKDALPEDQQLTLEVARYLREAWLQQNAFHDVDTYCDPKKTYRMLLAIKTFNDEAFDALEAGVPVEEITDVDATPRLNRMNTSDEWNEFIDELESELEEQIRSLY